The following coding sequences are from one Neovison vison isolate M4711 chromosome X, ASM_NN_V1, whole genome shotgun sequence window:
- the ZBTB33 gene encoding transcriptional regulator Kaiso, with the protein MESRKLISATDIQYSGSLLNSLNEQRGHGLFCDVTVIVEDRKFRAHRNILSASSTYFHQLFSVAGQVVELSFIRAEIFAEILNYIYSSKIVRVRSDLLDELIKSGQLLGVKFIAELGVPLSQVKSISGTSQDGNAETIPPGSGDKNLEIQKSKDEAQDNGATIMPIITESFSLSAEDYETKKIIVTDSDDDDDDVIFCSEILPAKETLPSTNAVAQVQPNPGSVAISDVAPGASNNSPPLPNLTPTQKLPTSVNQATLSQTQGSEKLLVSSAPTHLTPNIILLNQTPLTTPPNVTSSLPNHMSPSINLLVQNQQTPNSAVITGNKANEEEEEEIIDDDDDTISSSPDSAVSNTSLVPQAEIPQNATFDGSLVQKMQIPTLLQEPLSNSLKISDIITRNTNDTGLGSKHLMEGQKIITLDTATEIEGLSTGCKVYANIGEDTYDIVIPVKDDPDEGEARLENEIPKTSSGETPNKRMKVKHDDHYELIVDGRVYYICIVCKRSYVCLTSLRRHFNIHSWEKKYPCRYCEKVFPLAEYRTKHEIHHTGERRYQCLACGKSFINYQFMSSHIKSVHSQDPSGDSKLYRLHPCRSLQIRQYAYLSDRSGTMPVMKDDAVGYKVDAGKDPAAGTASAPQNKPMTWEDIFIQQENDSIFKQNVTDGSTEFEFIIPESY; encoded by the coding sequence ATGGAGAGTAGAAAACTGATTTCTGCTACAGACATTCAATATTCTGGCAGTCTGCTGAACTCCCTGAATGAGCAGCGTGGCCATGGACTCTTCTGTGACGTTACCGTTATCGTGGAGGACCGCAAATTCCGGGCCCACAGGAATATTCTTTCAGCTTCTAGTACTTACTTCCATCAGCTCTTCTCAGTTGCTGGGCAAGTTGTTGAACTGAGCTTTATAAGAGCAGAGATCTTTGCCGAAATTCTCAATTATATCTATAGTTCTAAAATTGTTCGTGTTAGATCGGATTTACTTGATGAGTTGATTAAATCAGGGCAGCTGTTAGGGGTTAAGTTTATAGCAGAACTTGGTGTCCCATTGTCACAGGTTAAAAGCATCTCAGGTACCTCTCAGGACGGTAATGCAGAAACCATACCTCCTGGTTCTGGTGACAAGAACCTTGAAATACAAAAGTCAAAAGATGAAGCCCAAGATAACGGGGCCACTATAATGCCTATTATAACCGAGTCTTTTTCCTTATCTGCTGAAGATTACGAGACAAAAAAGATCATTGTTACCGATTcagatgatgatgacgatgatgtcATTTTCTGCTCTGAGATTCTGCCTGCAAAGGAGACTTTGCCGAGTACCAATGCAGTGGCTCAGGTCCAGCCTAACCCAGGTTCCGTTGCCATTTCAGATGTTGCACCTGGTGCTAGTAATAACTCTCCCCCTTTACCAAATCTCACACCTACTCAGAAACTTCCTACATCTGTGAATCAGGCAACTCTGAGCCAGACGCAAGGAAGTGAAAAATTGCTGGTATCTTCAGCCCCGACACATCTGACTCCCAACATTATTTTGCTAAATCAGACACCACTTACTACACCACCAAATGTCACTTCATCACTTCCAAATCATATGTCTCCTTCAATCAATTTGCTTGTGCAGAATCAGCAGACACCAAACAGTGCTGTTATAACAGGAAACAAGGCcaatgaagaggaggaggaggaaattatAGACGATGATGATGACACTATTAGCTCCAGTCCAGATTCGGCGGTCAGTAATACATCTTTGGTCCCCCAGGCTGAGATCCCCCAGAATGCCACTTTTGATGGATCGTTGGTACAGAAGATGCAGATTCCTACACTTCTGCAAGAGCCACTttccaattctttaaaaatttcagatatAATTACTAGAAACACTAATGATACAGGTTTAGGATCAAAGCATCTAATGGAGGGTCAGAAGATCATTACCTTAGACACAGCTACCGAGATTGAAGGCTTGTCGACGGGTTGCAAGGTTTATGCAAATATCGGAGAAGATACTTATGACATAGTGATCCCCGTCAAAGATGACCCTGACGAAGGGGAGGCCAGACTTGAGAATGAGATACCAAAAACATCTAGCGGTGAGACGCCCAACAAACGTATGAAAGTAAAACATGATGATCACTATGAGCTAATAGTAGATGGGAGGGTCTATTATATCTGTATTGTGTGCAAAAGGTCCTATGTCTGTCTGACAAGCTTGCGGAGACATTTTAACATTCATTCCTGGGAGAAGAAGTACCCTTGCCGTTATTGTGAGAAGGTATTTCCTCTTGCAGAATATCGCACAAAACACGAAATTCATCACACAGGGGAGCGAAGGTACCAGTGTTTGGCCTGTGGCAAATCTTTCATCAACTATCAGTTTATGTCTTCGCACATAAAGTCAGTTCATAGTCAAGATCCTTCTGGAGACTCAAAGCTTTATCGTTTACATCCATGCAGGTCCCTGCAGATCAGACAATATGCATATCTTTCTGATAGGTCAGGCACTATGCCTGTAATGAAGGATGATGCTGTTGGCTATAAGGTCGATGCTGGGAAAGACCCTGCAGCAGGGACCGCATCTGCTCCGCAGAACAAGCCGATGACCTGGGAAGATATTTTTATTCAGCAGGAAAATGATTCAATTTTTAAACAGAATGTAACAGATGGCAGTACCGAGTTTGAATTTATAATACCAGAATCTTACTGA